The Ochotona princeps isolate mOchPri1 chromosome 23, mOchPri1.hap1, whole genome shotgun sequence genome includes a window with the following:
- the BRIX1 gene encoding ribosome biogenesis protein BRX1 homolog produces MAATKRKRRGSSAVPAKKPKKAGKDAGPPTKRRSTTEEVEEDERDRIPGPVSKGKWKNKERILIFSSRGINFRTRHLMQDLRTLMPHSKADTKMDRKDKLFVINEVCEMKNCNKCIYFEAKKKQDLYMWLSNSPHGPSAKFLVQNVHTLAELKMTGNCLKGSRPLLSFDPAFDEFPHYVLLKELLIQIFSTPRYHPKSQPFVDHVFTFSILDNRIWFRNFQIIEEDAALVEIGPRFVLNLIKIFQGSFGGATLYENPHYQSPNMHRRIVRSITAAKYREKQQVKDVQRLRKKEPKAVLPHDPTADVFATPAEEKPVDIQWVKPEPKVDLNARKKRIYKRHRKMQQKMNKRNAK; encoded by the exons ATGGCGGCCACCAAGAGGAAGCGGCGTGGATCCTCCGCGGTGCCGGCCAAGAAGCCCAAGAAAGCTGGCAAGGATGCCGGGCCGCCGACGAAGCGGCGCTCCACGacggaggaggtggaggaagacGAGAGAGACCGGATCCCGGGCCCCGTTTCTAAG GGCAAGTGGAAGAACAAGGAACGGATTCTCATCTTTTCTTCCAGAGGAATAAATTTCAGGACGAGACATTTAATGCAGGACTTGAGGACGCTGATGCCTCACTCTAAAGCAG ataCTAAGATGGACCGTAAAGATAAGTTATTTGTGATTAATGAG gTCTGTGAAATGAAAAACTGTAATAAATGCATCTATTTTGAAGCTAAGAAAAAACAGGATCTCTATATGTG GCTTTCAAATTCACCTCATGGACCATCTGCTAAATTTCTTGTTCAAAATG TTCATACCCTAGCTGAACTGAAGATGACCGGAAACTGCTTGAAAGGCTCCCGACCCCTTCTGTCCTTTGATCCT GCTTTTGATGAATTTCCACATTATGTTTTGTTAAAAGAACTCTTAATTCAG atttttagTACACCACGGTATCACCCCAAAAGCCAGCCATTTGTGGACCACGTGTTTACCTTCTCCATTTTGGACAACAGGATATGGTTTCGGAACTTTCAG attataGAAGAAGATGCTGCTCTTGTTGAAATAGGACCTCGCTTTGTCTTAAACCTCATAAAGATTTTCCAAGGGAGCTTTGGAGGGGCCACCTTGTATGAAAACCCTCATTACCAGTCTCCAAACATG CATCGACGAATTGTAAGATCCATCACGGCTGcgaaatacagagagaagcagcaagTAAAGGATGTGCAGAGACTGAGGAAGAAGGAGCCGAAGGCTGTGCTTCCCCACGACCCCACCGCGGATGTTTTTGCTACTCCAGCTGAGGAGAAGCCGGTAGACATACAGTGGGTCAAGCCAGAACCTAAGGTTGATCTGAACGCAAGGAAGAAAAGGATTTACAAGCGGCACAGAAAGATGCAACAGAAGATGAACAAAAGGAAtgcaaagtga
- the RAD1 gene encoding cell cycle checkpoint protein RAD1 — protein MPLLTQHAQDEGERYSLVASLDNVRNLSTVLKAIHFQEHATCFATKNGLRVTVENAKCVQANAFIQAGIFQEFTVQEESVTFRINLTVLLDCLSIFGSSPMPGTCTALRMCYQGYGHPLMLFLEEGGVVTVCKISTQEPEETLDFDFCSTNVINKIILQSEGLREAFSELDMTSEVLQITMSPDKPYFRLSTFGNAGSSHLDYPKDSDLMETFLCNQTQVNRYKISLLKPSTKALVLSCKVSIRTDNRGFLSLQYMIKNEDGQICFVEYYCCPDEEVPESESGV, from the exons ATGCCCCTGCTCACGCAGCACGCCCAGGACGAGGGCGAGCGGTACAGCCTAGTGGCCAGCCTCGACAACGTGCGGAATCTCTCCACCGTCCTGAAAGCCATTCACTTCCAAGAACACGCCACCTGCTTCGCCACTAAAAACGGGCTCCGGGTGACGGTGGAAAATGCGAAGTGTGTGCAAGCCAATGCTTTTATTCAG GCTGGAATATTTCAAGAGTTTACCGTTCAGGAAGAGTCAGTTACATTTCGAATTAACTTAACTGTCCTTTTAGACTGCTTGTCGATTTTTGGATCAAGCCCTATGCCAG GGACGTGCACGGCCCTGCGGATGTGTTACCAGGGCTACGGTCACCCCCTGATGCTGTTCCTTGAGGAAGGAGGAGTGGTGACCGTCTGCAAAATCAGCACTCAGGAGCCTGAGGAGACTCTGGACTTTGATTTCTGCAGCACCAATGTGATCAATAAAATTATTCTGCAGTCTGAGGGGCTCCGAGAAGCATTTTCCGAGTTGGATATGACAAGCGAGGTCCTTCAGATCACCATGTCTCCTGACAAGCCATATTTCAG GTTGTCTACTTTTGGAAATGCAGGAAGCTCCCACCTCGACTATCCCAAAGATTCTGACTTGATGGAAACATTCCTTTGTAACCAGACCCAAGTGAACAG GTACAAGATTTCTTTACTGAAGCCCTCTACAAAGGCATTAGTCCTATCTTGTAAAGTTTCCATTCGGACAGATAACCGAGGATTCCTCTCACTACAGTACATGATTAAAAATGAAGATGGACAGATATGCTTTGTGGAATATTACTGCTGCCCGGATGAGGAAGTTCCTGAATCAGAGTCTGGAGTGTGA